Part of the Roseobacter litoralis Och 149 genome, ATATGGAAAGCGTAGTGCCATCTGATGTTGATCCTTCTTGCCCCCGATATCGTTACAAAGCGGGGATTACCCGGTTATTGTAACACAATGCCGCTGCGTCCGGAATCGTGAAAATTGCCTGTAATTTAAGCAAAAAACCATTTGGCTCGACGAATGTGACGGCCCACGGGTCTGATAGAAACCGCATATGGAAAAGCCAACCCGAACTGTTTTTCTATTGCGACGGCAAGCTAAATCGCGTTTCCTATTTGTATGGTAGGCCGCGTCCGCAAAACTCTGTCGCATGCGACTAAACAACGTTCGAAAACCGATACCGGAGACGAACTGAGACTGCGTGCTGCGTGGATCTATTACATGGAAGGGGAGACCCAAAGCAAGGTCGCTGCCCTCCTTGGGATCAATCGCATCACAGTGACGCGCCTGCTCTCTGAGGCACGGCGACGTGGGGAAGCGACAATCCAGATCAAAGGTGAACTTGCGTCCTTGGTGTCGCTGCAGCGCGATCTGGAAACCCGGTTTGGGTTGGAGCGGGCGATTGTCGCTCCTTTGTCGGATGCAAAAGCTGATCCAACCCCCGTGATTGCAGCAGCAGCAGGGGTGCATATTTCATCGCTGATGCGCGCGGGGCTGACCATCGGGGTTGGCTGGGGCCGGACCTTGCACGAAAGCCTGCCGCATATCGAAGGGCGCAATCTGAGGGATGTGCGTGTGGTTTCGCTGCTTGGTGGGATCATGGAGGCGCGGCGTTTCAACCCGTCAGAATTTGCCTGGCGTTTTGCCGAGCTTTTTGAGGCAGACGGATACCTTGTTCCTGCACCTGCCTTGGTGGACAGCGCCGAAGCGCGCGATGTCTTGCTGCAGCAAAGCGGTTTGGATCATGTTTTCAAAATGGCACAGTCAGGAGAAATCGCAGTTTTCGGCGCTGGTGGCATTTCGGAAACATCGACAACGTATCAGCAGGGTCATCTCTCCGAAAAAGAGCGTAAATCACTGACCAAAGCTGGTGCGGTCGGTGATGTATTGTACAATTTCATCGATGCAGACGGACGGCGGGTTGAACATCCGATCAATAACCGCGTGATCTCAATTTCGTTGGACAAGCTGGCCCATGTTCCCAAACGCATTCTGGTGTCCGGGGGAAGCAACAAGATCACCGTTATCCGCGCGGCGCTGAATGCGCTGGCCCCGACGACCTTGGTGACAGACGAGATTACAGCGCGGACACTGGTTGACTCAGCGCCCTAGGGTCAACTCTTCGAAGTCAACCAGAACCGCTTGAGCCCCTGCACAAATCAGCATGTTGCGATCAACTATCCGGGTCTTATCGACAAAACCGAAAACTGGCATCGACAAGTTTTTTGCCATCCCAACACCGGTGCTGCTTGCGTCGATCAGGATCGCCGTTTCAGGGGCATGGCCGCGGGCGCGAATTGTCGATCGCAGTCCGTTTCCGACCCTGTTCGCGGGATCAAGATAATGAATTGGCCCGGCAGATTCTAACCCCGAGAGGGCGGGCAGGTTCTGGGCTGCGTCGACGCGGCGGTGCCGACCATGAGACACGATGGCGACATCAAGGTTCGCGGTTTTTAGGCGCCCCAGGAACAGTTCAAAACCGGGTGTGAGCGCCAGGTCGACCGTGTCGCGATCAACCAGACGCTGGTCGAGCTTTTCCAGAAAATCTTTGGGGCACAATTTCCCGGTGCGTTCCGCAATATAGGTCAGCGCCGATGATAATGGTTGGCCGGAAAAACGATCACGGGTTTCTTGAGGCGTCAGCGGCACACCATAGTCGTTGAGCAAGGCAGACAGTTCTTCACTGTCGATCAAGTCCGTTTGTGCTGCGACCCCCTCGAATGCGATCAAAACCAGCTTTGTGGCAGCAGAAAGCTGTATCTGGCCCAAACGCGCGGTATCAGAGATGTTCCGCAGGGCTGCTCCCTTCGGTATGTCAACACGCGTTGGCACATCCGCATCGCTTTGTCGTGCGGCAAGGTCCCAGAGCCGATTACCAAAACCACCCTGTGAATGCGTCATTTTGGGAATGGCCCATGTCCTGCTTCCGTTTGTAAAAAGGTCTAGAAACGCAATTGCGGCAGCTCGGTCCTGCGTAGTTTCCTTTGAAAAGGTCTGCCATATAGCGATTTCATCCATTCGATCCGGCGCGTTTGTATCAAGCCAGAAGTCTTCTCCAAGAATGGCTTGCCGGATCACATGGCAATAGGAGGCATATAGATAGGCCTCAGGATGCATCAAGGCGGGGGTTTTTGCTTCTGCGGGTGCTGATCCAGTCCGCACCGACACAGGTCGTTTGTGCAAAAGTTCGTAAAACATCATACCAGCGGCAAAACTGACATAGGCGCGGCGGACCATCCGCGAGGCCGGTTTCTGGCTGTCAAACGCATGGTGCCAAGATAAAAACGTGTCTATCAGACGCTGGTCACTCAGGTCGTAGTGCTGTCCGGTTTGCGCCGAAACGGCGGCCATCTGCGCACGAAAAGACGTTTCGAACCAACGAAGCTGGCGCACGGATTTGCGGGTCGGCAGAGAGGTTTCTGTCAGTTTATCA contains:
- a CDS encoding sugar-binding transcriptional regulator, which produces MEGETQSKVAALLGINRITVTRLLSEARRRGEATIQIKGELASLVSLQRDLETRFGLERAIVAPLSDAKADPTPVIAAAAGVHISSLMRAGLTIGVGWGRTLHESLPHIEGRNLRDVRVVSLLGGIMEARRFNPSEFAWRFAELFEADGYLVPAPALVDSAEARDVLLQQSGLDHVFKMAQSGEIAVFGAGGISETSTTYQQGHLSEKERKSLTKAGAVGDVLYNFIDADGRRVEHPINNRVISISLDKLAHVPKRILVSGGSNKITVIRAALNALAPTTLVTDEITARTLVDSAP
- a CDS encoding HAD family phosphatase, coding for MNSAAIDKLTETSLPTRKSVRQLRWFETSFRAQMAAVSAQTGQHYDLSDQRLIDTFLSWHHAFDSQKPASRMVRRAYVSFAAGMMFYELLHKRPVSVRTGSAPAEAKTPALMHPEAYLYASYCHVIRQAILGEDFWLDTNAPDRMDEIAIWQTFSKETTQDRAAAIAFLDLFTNGSRTWAIPKMTHSQGGFGNRLWDLAARQSDADVPTRVDIPKGAALRNISDTARLGQIQLSAATKLVLIAFEGVAAQTDLIDSEELSALLNDYGVPLTPQETRDRFSGQPLSSALTYIAERTGKLCPKDFLEKLDQRLVDRDTVDLALTPGFELFLGRLKTANLDVAIVSHGRHRRVDAAQNLPALSGLESAGPIHYLDPANRVGNGLRSTIRARGHAPETAILIDASSTGVGMAKNLSMPVFGFVDKTRIVDRNMLICAGAQAVLVDFEELTLGR